The genomic segment GCCAGAACTTCAGGCAGTTCAGCTATCAGGAAACTGAGGGGCCCCGAGAGGTCTGCAGCCGACTCTACAATCTTTGCCGCCAGTGGCTGAAGCCTGAAAGACAcaccaagaaggagatgctggacctggtgatcctggagcagttcctggctgtTTTGCCCCTGGAGGtgcagagctgggtcagggaatgtgggccggagaccagttcccaggcggtggccctggcagaaggcttcctcctgagccaggcagaggcCCAGAAGCAGGAAGGGCAGGTGAGAGCATTTTTATCTGAGAGGCAGCAAAGATGGGTCAGGAGACCTTTAAAATCCCCATCAGTTGTCCAGCTTTTTCTTGAAGTCGCCTGAAGAGGcatccaaaatctcccaccgcaTCTTTTCTGATCCCTCTTTCTATTCCCtgcttggaccccccccccacttttattTCAGGTGCGGGGTCTATTCATGGAAGGTGCCACTCATGCCCTGTCGGCAGAGGAGGGCTCATCAGACACCAGGCAGAAGCTGGTTTCCAGAGCGGTGGTGCAGAAGGATGACCGAGGGGACACCTCACCGAGTAAGGATTAATGAGATGtgtcgccgcccccccccccacatcaagaTGAAGGGGACCTTTTTCTCAACGCCCCTCACATTTTATAAAAATATAGATTTCATTCATCCAAAAGCGCAATCTGATTTATGCACATTAGagcaaagataaataaataaattctaattGTACAGATAGATGGTTGGGATCTAAAGTCACTTATTTACTTGTTTtatttcctccctttcatcccacTTTGGCATAGTGGATAGAGTGTTAGACCTGGGtcctgggagatgcaggttcgaatccccacttctaccatggaagatcACTGGATGACTTgggggccagtcatactctcattctggcctacctcacagggttgttgttatgagaaTGTGGAGAAGGACAGCtaatgttctaagctgctttgagtcacaggtggggagaaaagtgggatataaataaataaataaatgtaaatgcaTGCATGGATGCAGGTAAACCAGctgatatcattctcctctccattttattgtcacaacagccttgtaaggtgGGTTTGGCAGAGAGGGTGTGACTGACTCAAAGTTGCTCAGCAAGCAtctatggctgagtggggattcaaaccctggtctcccagatcctagtctgatggtctaaccactgtaccaccctGGCGGTCATGTATACTTGTGTCTAAGCCTGGATGCTGGTCACTGTGTCCTTTGCTGCccacaggatgtggggatggccaaGAGGTTCAACATCTTCTGAACAAGACCAACAAGCTGGTGAAAGGTGGCTGGGATAagtggacctttggtctgacccagaatggcttttctgtgTTGCGTCACAAGAGCCAACAGATTTTTTTCAGACAAGGACATTCGAAACACATACTGAGATATTTTCCCACCATCCTTGTGTCCCTCACAGGCGGTGGTGTGATGTCAGAAAAACACAGGAAGCTCCCCCTTCTTGGGGGTCTAATGGACACAGCTTCTGTGCAAACAGATCAGGTAAGTGGATGGGGAAataattgggtgggggggagagagcacaGGGCCTGGCTAGTCTGGCTTTCTCTGTTCCCCCACAAATCTTCCTCAGCCTGACAAAAATGTGCACTTTGCCTCTTATCAACTAGGAAGACAATCAAAGCAACTAGGAAGACAATCAAAGCTATCCATGAGGGGAATGAATGTTTCAGGGCAAGCCACAATCACCTCATATTTGTTAGTTAGTtaattatttgatttgatttatgccctgccctttcccagcaaggCCGGGACATTAACAAAACTTTATTGATTGCTTAATTCGAGTATTTATAACTCCACCTTTCCCATCATTCAAGAAGGTTCACTGGAAACCAGAATGCATCAAAATAAGATACAgcacaatatatattttatttagcGCCCATCATTCTTGCTGAGAATGTTCTGttcacctctgtctcttgccttgaaaaccctatgagggacttgggaatgtttagtctggaaaagaggttgAGGAGTGACATGactgctttctttaagtatttgaaaggctgtcacttagcggagggcagggagctgttcctattggcagtaGAGGACAGGACtagcaataataggtttaaattatgggcagataccatctggacattaggaaacatctttttttacagtgagagtaattcagcagtagaattggctgctttgggaggtggtgagcgccccgctctggcagcagctggacaaacacttgtcagggatgctctaggctgctcctgcatcgagcaggggttggactaggtggttTTGAGCAAGCACAGTATTTGTTCATAGGATGCCGATCTTACGGATGCCACCCCCCATCCCAAGAGTCAAGGGTGATTGATTAGCTTCCATTCATAGCCTTCCCAAATAGTACAGCATTGCAGTTCTTCCAGCAGCTAGGAAACCTCTGCATGGGGTTGACAattctaggaatctctggaagtTTGGGGctggaacagggtttggggaggggaagggatctcagtggagtataatgtcataaagtctacccttcaaagcagccattttcttcagggcgactgatctctgtcgcctgaagatcaatggttgtgggagatcttcaggcccctcctggaggttggcagccctcttTCTGCCTCTCTTCTGGATGACTGTTCCCAAAGGAATGGCACCATCCTCAAAAATGCCCATGATCAGAAGGGGAAAGATTTTGGTGTTGCCTACAAGGAGAGAGTGCTCTCTTTCAGGGACTGGTGACATTTGAAGAGGTGTCTGTGGATTTTACCGAGGAGGAATGGACGCTGTTGGATCCAGGCCAAAAGGACCTGCACTGGGAggtcatgctggagaattttgcAAATCTGTCATGCCAAGGTGAGGCTCCTTGTTTTCCTTGAAAGCTGTGGCCGGTGGACATGTGATTATTTATGGAATTTATGGGTCCTCTCAGAGCAACTTCTGAGTAAAACTAATACCTTCAAGTCATAAAGGATTCAAGGAGCTTTGACTGTCGAAAGCTCGTACCCcataaatcttgttagtctctaaggagttactggacttaaatctagctgttctgctgcagcccaACTGAACACTGGAAAGTTCCCTCGGTTCCTACCCCAACATGGTCTTCTTTGGATAGCAGTGGCGCTCCACAGTCTTTGCAGCTCTGCTGCCCTCTCAAAGAAGATGCCAGATgcaaagcttgtgtgtgtgttcagtgccgtcaagttgcttctgactcatgacgaccctatgaatcaatgtcctccaaaacatccagtccttaacagccttgctcaggtcttgcaaactgagggccgtggcttcctttgtagagtcaatccatctcctgttgggtcttcatcttttcctgctgccttccacttttcctggcatgattgtcttttgcagtgactcttgtcttctcatcatgtgaccaaagtacgatagcctccgttaagtcattttaacttctagggtcagttcaggcatggtttgatctataacccactgatttggttttttggcagtccaggtttccataacactctcctccaacgccacgtttcaaagtaatctactttctccctatcagctcttcattgtccagcttagCTGACCTCAAATCCTTCACGATCTAATTCTGGTGCTTTGTAGATTGTGCACCCTATCTGTCTTTGAACAGCCACAAACAAAAAGTATATAATTGCTTAGAAAACGTTTTTCTAAGCATTTTTTCTAATGCTGCCTTTCTAGGAATCTGCCATAATACATAGCAGGACCTTCCCACTCTAGAGGCTCTTTCAAAGCATGTGTCTGTACTATaaatggaaaaaataattcaGTGCATTGGGTTGTATCCTGACTAACGTTTCTGCAGGTGTTAGGATTTCCACTCACAGGCTGCAAAttccctgccttctccctcctaaggcagcctgaaatgccccctgaaacCTTGTTCTCCAAGagcaggactggggagggggtatATTTTGGGCCCATAGAATAGGCAGAGGGGAAAAATCATGTTCTGTGAGTGGAAATACTTGCACCCCCGGAAACTTCAAGTCTGGATTCAAGCTATTGCATTGTGTATCACCTGCAGAAGCAGCTAATAGATTTATGCCATGATTTTAGGCTTTCTTCCTCCCTCAGATTCTTACTAGTTTTCTTGCTTTGTTGCAGCAGGAGATGGATGGAAGAGTGAACATGAGGGGGAGCCACTCAAGGAGATGTTGAGGAGAGGCAGATCTGAAGCGGGAGCAGGGCAGAGGAGGAAAACAGAcataaaacaggaaaaggggaatgACTCCTCAGCTTCTCCAGGTGGGGACTTCCAAGAAATCCCTATCCAAGGCAAAATGGCCGCAGGTAAAGAACGGAGCCAGTGCCCTGTGTGTGGAAAGGTCTTCCTTCGTAAGTCGAGCCTTTACCTCCATTGGGtaatccacactggggaaaaacctttCAAATGCTCCGAGTGTGGGAAGAGTTTCCGCCAGAAGGCGAACCTGATCAGGCATCAGGTGATCCACACCGGGGAGAAACCATACGcctgcctggagtgtggaaagagtttcagtcaGAGGGAAAAACTGAGCAGGCACCAGGcagtccacacaggggagaagccgtatatTTGCTTGGAGTGCGGAAAGGGCTGCAGAGACAGGACGGAACTGATCggccatcagagaatccacacaggagacaAACCGTTTAAATGCGctgagtgtgggaagagattcttCCAGCGGGCCAAGCTTCTTcgccatcaaagaatccacactggggagaaaccatatacctgcttggagtgtggaaagggcttcatCCAGAGGATAGACCTGACTTCCCATCAGCGCATGCACACGGGCGAGAAACCCTATTCCTGCTCTgaatgtggaaagaacttcagtAAGAACTCGAACCTCAAaagacatcaaagggttcacacaggggagaaaccatttaaGTGCACAGATTGCCCCAAGAGCTTCTGCGATCGATCGACTCTCATTAAGCATCAGCGTGTTCATGCGGAGGAGAAAACATTCAAATGTCTGGATTGTGGGAAGAACTTCATTTGGAGCACCACCCTAACGTCACACCAACGAATGCACACGGGAACAACCATATAAATGTTCAAAGCACAAGGAAAGCTTCAGTAAGTACTAAGACCCAGTAAGACATCAAGTAACAATACAGGGAGGAAACCATGTAAATACTCAGACTTCTTTGTACAAAACAATTCTGTTCAACTCATCAGCGAGATCACACGGCAGACACCATATTCACACTCAAAATATGAAAGGAGATTCAGTGGGAGGAGCAGGCTAGCCTCAATGAATCCACACAAGAGAGAATGGTGCAAAACTGAGAAATGCTCAGAACGTGGACTTTCAGGTGGAGCTCGCATCAGAAGATTCATGCTCATGTGAAAGCGCACAACAATGTTAGACCTTCCGCAACTGATCAAAACTTAAGCACAGTTTTCCTGCAAGAGAGAGACTCTGCAAGCACTGGAATTTCTGCGAAATGTGCAAATTGCATTGTGCGTGAGAGAACACCTGAGTCTGGGAGAATGAAGCTGGATCCAGCTTCTTCCCACATGTCAGAGCAGTCTAGTGATGAGATGCTCTTATGGTCGACTTTAGAGAATAAGCCTGGCTTACTCATGACCATCAGATAGTCATATAATGTAGTATATGCCTATGATATGGTCAGATGGTGAATCGTAAATGCAGTTCTGGTTGCTTCTTCTCAAAGAAGCTACCCTGGTGttagaaacaatacagaaaaggGGCAACTGAAATGATAAAGAGGATGGTGCATCTTCCCCCTGATGAAAGGGTGGGATGTTTAAGTATTGGGGAGAATAAAAGGGGATATACTGGTTATTTAATTTACCGGGAAAATTCTCAATGGGCTGTTTCTTTGGAGGGCTGTTTTCAGCCAGTGGAAAGCTGAGCCAAGGGCCCTTCTAGTTATGACTGGGGCTTGTTCTGGGCGCAACATAACATTTCAGTGCACTCTTACACCCTTATGAATGGCATATAACAAAATTAAagatttttattttccttttgcgTAATACTTTTCAAAATGTATATTTGTATTCAATCATATTTAACTCGCAAAGTATTTATAATacaaggaccacctcctcccatttaTAAAATAAACCCACCAATAAATGATATTTCTTTTAGCTAATTCAGCAGCATCCAAAAGTGCTGGCAGATGCCTACTTTTAGGAAAACAACCGGAAAATGACAGAATACTAATCAGGTATTTTTGTCCCTGAATAATAACAGGGACTTTTGTGAGAATGACTGTGAAGGTCTAACGTGGAACATAAAGCCACAGCCAGAAAGATGGTCACATGCTAAACTCGCTCTGTGGCAGGATAACGGCTATGAAGATGAATGCTTTATCCAAAATAGATTTTATGTTACAACGTATTCGGGCAGGCATCACCAATAAAGAACTAGAATCTTGCCAACGACCATCCAGTGTATATTACCATTCAGGCGTATATTTCTTTGCAAACTTCATTGAGTGCTTTAGTGGAATCATGACCCACCCTGACTTGGACAGATTTATTGCAGGATCTCCCTGACTGGACAAAAAGTAGGGAATGGCATTTTCTATATGATTATAACAGTAGATTGGATCCTAAGGTGCTCTTCCGTTGGTATAATAtcacttagaataatagaatcatagagttggaaggggccaccagggtcatctagtccaacctcttgcacaatgcaggaaactcacaactacctccccccacccccagtgcccagaagatggccaagatgcccccctcccatgaactgcccaagttcatagaagcagcattgctgacagatggccatctagcctctgcagaGCAGCAGACATTTCATTTCTATTGTTTCCCTCCCTCTGCTGACCACCACTTTGCCCCTCCACCCACACAGTGTTCCTGAGGATCCCTTGACCTCCAAGAgtagaactggggagggggggaatcagtggGATCCCATAGAAGGAATGTAGGCAAGGGAATCCTGTGATACATAGGATCCAAGCTACACTTTTTCAGTATTTAAAAACCTGGGATAAATGTATACAGACAAGCGGAAACCATGATGCCGCTTAATAAAAATATTCTCATGCATAAAGATCCAAAAACACAATTTATAGGTAATTGCCCAGTATAATATTTAGGGTCCAATTCAGAGGCCCTTTGACTTACAAGACATCCCCTGAGATGGAAAGATTACTTAGAATAGCAATTCTTCCATTACAAGGGGCCTAATTCTTCCCTCTCGCTTGGTAGCTGGATTACATTCAAATGTTCTTTAtcgttgtatttgtgtgtgttgagTTAAGTGCTGCTAGAGAGCAGCCCACAGACATATTCTACCCAGGTGTGAATTCACCATTGATCTCTGGCCAGTTCTGTCCCAAAATGGACAAATGGTTGAGCTGATGCCAAAAGGCTCGGACAAAGCTTTCCAATAGGTTCCTGCAAAAATCTTAATGGTTTTATTATTCGGCAAGTATTTTTCTCTGGTTACATCCCATCCACTCCCCCTCCTTTTAAAAGTATACAGTAAATTAaattgaactttaaaaaaaaaaaagttgtattgCTTCAGGATGTATGTTTTTGAGGGTGCTCTATAAAAAAATATACTCCAAGTCTGGGTGGAGATTTTGAAACTGATGACATCTGTGAAAGCGCTCTGAGTGTAACCCCCCCCACTTCATTTTGCAGAAAGCACCCGGCTTTCCAGTCAATCTAAGGGTTAGAGGGAGAGATTCTTGTTCCTAGAAAGGCCTCTTCCTGCTCTTTGTTACCACCCACACCTCCTCTCCCGCCTTTCATGGTTGAAAACTGgtctttgatccccccccccccctctaatccAAGATCTGGTGAGTTTGCAAAATGCATTTACGGGAAATGAGCGGTGATAGAGGATGCAATGGAAATggcaaagcagggaaaaggaaaggTGGAATGGGAAGAGACCCAGCCGTGAATGGAGAcaaaaagatggggaggggggcttttatTGATGTATGTATAGCCTGTATATCTGCCCCCCTCTGGGCTTCCTCCCGAACAGCCACATCTGGGAGTTTCTCTCCTATCCAGGATCAACCACATCTGGGATTTTCTCTCCTATCCAGGATCAGCCACATCTGGGATTTTCTCTCCTATCCAGGATCAGCCACATCTGGGAGTTTCTCTCCCATCCAGGATCAGCCACATCTGGGAGTTTCTCTCctatcctctccttccccccctccagcacTTATTGCTGAAAGCTGTTTTGTCAGGTTAGTTTGCTTTGCACTCGTCTATAACGCCGGTGGTGATTTTTAAAGTGCAAGATTTACCGGCAGGTGAATTTGGGGACAACCTATTGCACGGAGGTCTGCATAGTCACGTATGCACATTCACATGTTTGTAGTGCGGGTGGATTAGCAGGGCTGTCGAGAGAcgccaggttgccaacctcccgggacAAGCTCGaattctcccggaattacaactgatccccaggatatagagatcagttcccctgtagggaattcacagtgggtagccgtgtcagtctgtctgcagtagtagaaaagagcaagagtccggtagcactttaaagactaacaaaaatattttctggcagggtatgagctttcgcgagccacagctcacttcttcagatacgtatctgaaaaagtgagctgtagctcacgaaagctcataccctgccagaaaatatttttgttagtctttaaggtgctactggactcttgcccttttctactcctgtaGGGAATGGCAGCTACCGAGGGTTGATGACATTGTACCCTCCCTCCCACACTccaccctggagatttgggggcgatgCTTGAGGaagcaggacccccccccccccccaatgataaaTGTGCCTCATGTGAGCATAAAATTTAGTCAGGATCCAACCAGGGGACAAAACGAGGGTATTGAGCTTTTTAGGACAGCCATACAACATGTTCCTGGGGGCGGAATTTGAATCTCACCCTTTAGAACGTGGGCTGACGGATCGGTTTCAGACCAAGGTTATTTCTGGGAGAAGGGAAATGGAAGGTCTTGGTTCAAATAGAGGCAGGTCTTATGGGAGGGGGGCACAAAGAGAAGGCagcaagagagagacagaaggagGAAGTATTTTCGGGACATATCAGGGgtgggggttgccaactccagcttgaaaaat from the Euleptes europaea isolate rEulEur1 chromosome 1, rEulEur1.hap1, whole genome shotgun sequence genome contains:
- the LOC130493249 gene encoding gastrula zinc finger protein XlCGF8.2DB-like, which codes for MDTASVQTDQGLVTFEEVSVDFTEEEWTLLDPGQKDLHWEVMLENFANLSCQGDGWKSEHEGEPLKEMLRRGRSEAGAGQRRKTDIKQEKGNDSSASPGGDFQEIPIQGKMAAGKERSQCPVCGKVFLRKSSLYLHWVIHTGEKPFKCSECGKSFRQKANLIRHQVIHTGEKPYACLECGKSFSQREKLSRHQAVHTGEKPYICLECGKGCRDRTELIGHQRIHTGDKPFKCAECGKRFFQRAKLLRHQRIHTGEKPYTCLECGKGFIQRIDLTSHQRMHTGEKPYSCSECGKNFSKNSNLKRHQRVHTGEKPFKCTDCPKSFCDRSTLIKHQRVHAEEKTFKCLDCGKNFIWSTTLTSHQRMHTGTTI